A part of Miscanthus floridulus cultivar M001 chromosome 6, ASM1932011v1, whole genome shotgun sequence genomic DNA contains:
- the LOC136458510 gene encoding DEAD-box ATP-dependent RNA helicase 25-like — protein sequence MASGDLLLRAHAGTPVLARAFACRLLVPARRRSGLVSPLAASKVGIADVVGRRVRSGGADQKRRRRDAEEGFGFSGVATRRELVDEEGEEEEQDKEDEEALKLGVENNGGETGGVDGSYLSETRFDQCAISPLSMKAVKDAGYERMTEVQEATLPIILQGKDVLAKAKTGTGKTVAFLLPAIEVLSTLPRERNQLRPPINLLVMCPTRELANQVAVEARKLLRYHRSLGVQVVIGGTRLTQEQRSMQANPCQILVATPGRLKDHLENTPGFSSRLKGVKVLVLDEADRLLDMGFRRDIEKIIASIPRERQTLLFSATVPEEVRQISHVAMKKDYRFVNTVKEGDEETHAQVSQMYMVAPLDLHFSILYDVLKKHGAEDADYKVIIFCTTAMVTKLVAEVLSQLKLNIREIHSRKSQSARTKVSDEFRKSKGLILVSSDVSARGVDYPDVTLVIQVGIPADREQYIHRLGRTGRKGKEGQGLLLLAPWEKYFLGTVKDLSIAESAVPPVDSSVETEVKNAVRKVEMKSKECAYQAWLGYYNSNKTIGRDKSRLAHLAEEFSQSMGLAVPPAIPKNILRKMGLNNVPGLRSSLILMLRYQSGDGARAQYMHLTSHSAVHCVNSIVVSVSSYHHRVNFQYCTSGSDGVPRGHEVYTGSGRMSLRPVRRCYSCYQH from the exons ATGGCCAgcggcgacctcctcctccgCGCCCACGCCGGCACCCCGGTCCTAGCGAGGGCCTTCGCCTGCCGCCTCCTAGTCCCGGCGAGGCGCCGCAGCGGACTCGTCTCGCCTCTGGCCGCTTCCAAGGTCGGCATCGCCGACGTCGTTGGACGACGGGTCAGGTCGGGCGGCGCCGACCAGAAGAGGCGGCGCAGGGACGCAGAGGAGGGATTCGGGTTCTCCGGGGTGGCCACGAGGAGGGAACTCGTCgatgaggagggggaggaggaggagcaggacaaGGAAGATGAGGAGGCTCTCAAGTTGGGAGTGGAGAATAATGGTGGCGAGACGGGAGGTGTGGATGGCTCCTACCTCAGTGAGACACG GTTTGATCAATGTGCTATTTCCCCTTTATCGATGAAAGCCGTCAAAGATGCTGGATATGAAAGGATGACTGAGGTGCAGGAGGCAACTCTGCCCATAATTCTTCAAG GCAAGGATGTTCTTGCAAAGGCAAAGACAGGAACTGGGAAAACAGTTGCATTTTTG CTTCCAGCGATTGAGGTTCTATCCACTCTACCTCGTGAGCGGAATCAGTTACGGCCACCTATAAATTTGCTGGTGATGTGCCCTACTAGGGAGCTTGCAAACCAAGTGGCTGTTGAGGCCAGGAAGCTTCTCAGGTATCATCGCTCGTTAGGTGTGCAGGTTGTAATTGGTGGCACAAGATTAACTCAAGAACAACGAAGCATGCAAGCTAACCCATGTCAG ATTCTTGTTGCTACACCAGGAAGGCTGAAGGATCATCTCGAGAACACACCTGGGTTTTCTAGCAGGCTCAAGGGTGTGAAGGTTCTTGTTCTTGATGAAGCTGATCGCCTGTTGGATATGGGATTTAGAAGAGATATTGAGAAAATAATTGCTTCAATTCCTAGAGAACGACAAACACTGTTGTTTTCTGCTACTGTTCCAGAAGAG GTCCGCCAAATCTCTCATGTGGCAATGAAGAAAGATTATAGGTTCGTTAACACTGTTAAAGAGGGTGATGAGGAGACACATGCACAG GTGAGCCAGATGTACATGGTTGCACCACTGGACTTGCATTTTTCTATCCTATATGATGTATTGAAGAAGCACGGCGCAGAAGATGCAGACTACAAA GTTATTATATTCTGTACTACTGCAATGGTCACCAAACTTGTGGCTGAAGTTCTCTCCCAGCTGAAACTGAATATAAGAGAGATCCATTCCAGAAAGTCACAGTCTGCAAGAACTAAGGTCTCAGATGAATTCAGGAAATCAAAAGGTTTGATACTGGTCAGTTCGGACGTATCTGCCCGCGGTGTTGACTATCCTGATGTCACTCTTGTAATACAG GTTGGAATTCCTGCAGATAGAGAACAGTACATACATAGACTAGGCCGGACTGGACGGAAAGGCAAGGAAGGGCAAGGACTCCTACTATTGGCACCTTGGGAAAAATATTTTCTTGGTACTGTTAAGGATTTGTCAATAGCAGAGTCTGCAGTACCGCCAGTTGATTCTAGTGTTGAGACAGAA GTCAAAAACGCTGTCAGAAAAGTAGAGATGAAGAGCAAAGAATGTGCCTATCAAGCATGGTTAGGGTACTACAACTCAAACAAGACCATTGGTCGAGATAAGTCCAGACTTGCTCACCTTGCAGAAGAGTTCAGCCAAAGCATGGGTCTGGCTGTTCCTCCAGCTATACCTAAAAACATTCTTCGCAAGATGGGTCTTAACAATGTCCCCGGGCTTCGTTCATCATTAATCCTGATGCTGCGATATCAATCAGGAGATGGTGCTAGAGCACAGTACATGCATTTGACCAGCCATAGTGCTGTCCACTGTGTAAACAGTATTGTTGtcagtgtttcgagttaccaccaccGAGTAAATTTTCAGtattgcacgtctggctcggatggtgtgcctagaggacacgaggtttatactggttcgggtagaatgtccctacgtccagttcgtcgctgctactcgtgttaccaacactga